The DNA segment ATCCATTTCGCCTGATTAAATTTAGGACAATGAGTAATAATTTTGAGAAGGGTGATAATGAGCGAGTTACAAAGTTAGGATATTGGTTACGCAAAACGGGTATAGATGAGTTGCCTCAAATGATTCAAGTACTTCGTGGAGATATGAGTTTGGTTGGTCCCAGACCTCTATTACCGGAATACTTAGCATTATACTCTGAAACGCAGCTCAAAAGATTTCTTGTAAAACCCGGAATTACCGGTTATTCACAGCTATTTGTAGCCAAAAATGCCCCTTGGCCAGAACGTTTGCAAGCTGACGTCTGGTATGTTGAAAATAGAAATATAATTCTCGATTTGAAAATAATATTTCATACAGCAAAGTACATATTCATTAAATTATGCTGTATTAG comes from the Bacteroidia bacterium genome and includes:
- a CDS encoding sugar transferase gives rise to the protein MNISSFVGNNSPKISLQSRFLDFLLAICFIILFLPLAIIVMLLILIIDGRPVFFIQTRSGYLGHPFRLIKFRTMSNNFEKGDNERVTKLGYWLRKTGIDELPQMIQVLRGDMSLVGPRPLLPEYLALYSETQLKRFLVKPGITGYSQLFVAKNAPWPERLQADVWYVENRNIILDLKIIFHTAKYIFIKLCCISSATKESFERFTGNKI